The nucleotide window TCTCCCAGGACATCTCCTCCATCCCGTCGAAGGTCACAGGTGCCAACAGACCTGCGGCGATGCTGTTGCGCACGGAGAGGGAGCTCGTGATCAGCACTCCTATTCCAGCCCCGGACAGGTTCTTTGCCAGCTCTATCTCGTCCGTCTCCACCTGCGAGCCGAAGCTTATCCCGTTGCGCAGCAGAAAGTGATCCACGTATGTCGCCAATGGACAGTCGCCCGTGAACCTGACGAGGGTCTGCGCCTTGGCGTCCGAGGCCGACGCGTGCCCCGCCGAGCCCCACGGATGTCCCGCAGGCGCTACCAGCATCAGCCTGTCGTCTCCGAGCGGCCGGTAGGTAAGGGCCGGGTCGCGAGAGAAGGGGAAGCTCTTTCCCAATATCACCATCTCCACGTCCCCTCGCTTCAGCTCCCGCAGGATCTCGGTGGTGTTCCCCGACGTGACGGTGACCGAGACCTCCGGGAACTCCTCCCTGAAGCCGGCGAGGGTCCCCGGCAGGATGTGATACCCGGCGAATGGCGAGACCCCCATCTCCAGCCGCCCGGACCGCAGCGCGCGCATGTCGCTGAAGCGAGACGGTATCTCGTCGGCCTGCCGCAGCAGGTCCGAGGCCAGCACGTGCAGCGCCCTCCCCTCCGGGGTGAGGGATATAGTGCGCCCCTTTCTCTCGAACAGGCGCACCTCGAAGCTGCTCTCAAGGGCCGCTACATGCTGGCTGACAGAGGGCTGGGAAAGGAACAACCTGTCCGCTGCCTGCCGGAACGACCCCTCCTCGACTATGGTGCAGAAGATCCTCAACTGGTGAAGGTTCACGCACGGCCCCTCCTTAAGTATTAGTTTTCCTGAAGTATTATATCAATATTTCTTTCTTGCAAATAATATCATCTGGTGTATCTTTATGCTGAATAGTGTATCGAACCACTGCCCCCGACGCTGGTCGGCGAAGGCGTCCTGCGGGGCGAAGGGCGGGGATTGAATGGCCGAGACAAGCCGGAGGCTGAGCCAGACCGCGTTGAGCGCGGGCCCTGACGATCTCGTTCAGCTGTGCAGGGAGCTCATCCGCCGTCCCGGAATCTCAGGGCGGGAGGGGGAGGTCGCTCGCTTCACCGTGGAGAGCATGCGCTCTCTTGGCTTCGATTCCGTGACAGTTGATTCCTACGGCAACGTGGTGGGCGAGATCGTCTTCGGCGGAGATGGCCCCAGGCTGCTGCTCACGGCTCAGATGGATCACGTCGACGCGGGCGACGCGGCTGAGTGGACGAAGTACCCGTTCGGCGCATTCATCGAGGACGGGCGCATCTACGGCAGGGCCGCCTCCGATCAGAAGGGCGCTCTCGCAGCCATGATGACAGCTGCCTCAGCCCTCAAGAGGGAGTCCGGCGACGACCTGCGCGGCAGCCTGTTCGTCGCGGGCGCCGTCCACCAGGAGACTTTCGAGAGGGAGGCGTCCAGGGCGATAGCCGACCTCGTCGAGCCGGACTGCGTCATTGTCGGAGAGGCGTCGGACCTGGCGCTCGAGCGAGGCCAGAGGGGACGGGTGGAGATCCGAATCGACGTCATAGGCAGGATGGCCCACTCGTCGCACCCGGAGCACGGGGTGAACGCGGGCGACGTGATGGTGCGATTTCTCACCTTTCTAAAGGCTCGTTTCAGGCCGCCGAAGGACGATTTCCTGGGCGAGGGGATCCTCGTGCTGACGAGCCTCTCCTCCTCTCCGTGCATAAGCTCGGGCGATGACGGTTGCGAGCCCCGTCCCGACGGCGGAGCGATCCCCGAGAGGTGCACGGCTCTGTTCGATCGCCGCCTACTCTCAGGGGAGACGCTCGAGGGAGTGGCGCGCCAGTTCGACGAGATAGTCGCCGAAGCCTCACGCGCCATTCCGGAGCTTCGCGCCGAGGTCTCCCTTCCCGTGATGGAGGACAGGTGCTACACGGGCGCCCCCATCAGGGGGAGCCGCTTCGCCCCGGCCTGGACCATGCCCGCCGGGTCGCCCTTTCTCCAGTCTCTCTCCCGCGCCCTGGACGACGCCGGGCTTCGCTCGGAGATCTCCTCCAGGCCGGGCTTCGGCACCAACGGCTGCCACTACGCGGCCGAGCGAAACATCCCCACGGTTATATACGGCCCCTCGAGGAGGGAGCTTGTCCACACTGTGGACGAGTACATCGACATAGACGCGCTCTTGGGATCGTGCGCAGGCTACGGGGCGATGGCGCGAATGTTGCTGACGCCGGCCTCGTCATGGGCGCGCGGGCGTTTTTCAAGCGAAGGGGAGGGATCCTGATGGGACGTCCTGTTGAATTGAGGTGCGTTCTGTGCGGCTCGACGTACGGGCACGGGGAGGTCGAGTACGTCTGCCCCGCCTGCGGGCTGGACGGGACGCTGGACGTGCTTTACGACTACGATGAGGCGGCTCGCACCCTGACCGCCGACTCTCTCGCCGGGCGGGAGAGATCGCTCTGGCGATACGGGGAGCTTCTGCCGATAGAGGACGGGGCGAACATCCCCGGCCTTTCCGTCGGCTGGACGCCCCTGTACGACTGTCCGGAGCTCGCGCGGGAGTACGGGGTGGCGAAGCTGATGATCAAGGACGACGGGCGGAACCCGACCGGCTCCCTGAAGGACCGGGCCAGCGCGGTGGGAGTCGCCAGGGCGCTTGAGACGGGGCAGACTACGATCGCCTGCGCGTCCACGGGGAACGCAGCCAGCTCCCTCTCCGGCTTCGCCGCGGTCGCGGGATTGCGCAGCTTCATCTTCGTGCCGGAGTCGGCCCCCGCGGCCAAGGTCACTCAGCTGCTGGTCTACGGCGCGAACGTGGTGCTGGTAAGGGGCGACTACGCGGACGCCTTCAACCTGGCGACGGCCGCCATCTACAGGTACGGCTGGTACAACCGCAACTGCGCGATCAACCCCTACCTGGTGGAGGGGAAGAAGACCAGCGCGATGGAGCTGGCGGAGCAGACCGATTGGGACGTGCCGGACACGGTCTTCATCGCGGTCGGTGACGGCTGCTGCATAAGCGGGCTGTACAAGGGCTTCTCGGACCTTAAGCGCACCGGGCTGATCTCTCGCATCCCGAGGATAGTCGGAGTGCAGGCCGAAGGCGCAAGGCCGATCTACGACGCTTTCAAGAGCGGTGCCGAAAGGGTCGCCTTCGGCCCGGCGGACACCGTGGCGGACAGCA belongs to Synergistaceae bacterium and includes:
- a CDS encoding YgeY family selenium metabolism-linked hydrolase, giving the protein MAETSRRLSQTALSAGPDDLVQLCRELIRRPGISGREGEVARFTVESMRSLGFDSVTVDSYGNVVGEIVFGGDGPRLLLTAQMDHVDAGDAAEWTKYPFGAFIEDGRIYGRAASDQKGALAAMMTAASALKRESGDDLRGSLFVAGAVHQETFEREASRAIADLVEPDCVIVGEASDLALERGQRGRVEIRIDVIGRMAHSSHPEHGVNAGDVMVRFLTFLKARFRPPKDDFLGEGILVLTSLSSSPCISSGDDGCEPRPDGGAIPERCTALFDRRLLSGETLEGVARQFDEIVAEASRAIPELRAEVSLPVMEDRCYTGAPIRGSRFAPAWTMPAGSPFLQSLSRALDDAGLRSEISSRPGFGTNGCHYAAERNIPTVIYGPSRRELVHTVDEYIDIDALLGSCAGYGAMARMLLTPASSWARGRFSSEGEGS
- a CDS encoding threonine synthase, whose translation is MGRPVELRCVLCGSTYGHGEVEYVCPACGLDGTLDVLYDYDEAARTLTADSLAGRERSLWRYGELLPIEDGANIPGLSVGWTPLYDCPELAREYGVAKLMIKDDGRNPTGSLKDRASAVGVARALETGQTTIACASTGNAASSLSGFAAVAGLRSFIFVPESAPAAKVTQLLVYGANVVLVRGDYADAFNLATAAIYRYGWYNRNCAINPYLVEGKKTSAMELAEQTDWDVPDTVFIAVGDGCCISGLYKGFSDLKRTGLISRIPRIVGVQAEGARPIYDAFKSGAERVAFGPADTVADSISVGAPRNWAKALRAVRESGGDMAVVSDADILSAIPEMARRTGVFGEPAGSAAYAGFRQMARAGRIGRDEKVAVVVTGNGLKDIESAKKAVGAPMVSAPDLDDFNRQLERSGLQC
- a CDS encoding LysR family transcriptional regulator produces the protein MNLHQLRIFCTIVEEGSFRQAADRLFLSQPSVSQHVAALESSFEVRLFERKGRTISLTPEGRALHVLASDLLRQADEIPSRFSDMRALRSGRLEMGVSPFAGYHILPGTLAGFREEFPEVSVTVTSGNTTEILRELKRGDVEMVILGKSFPFSRDPALTYRPLGDDRLMLVAPAGHPWGSAGHASASDAKAQTLVRFTGDCPLATYVDHFLLRNGISFGSQVETDEIELAKNLSGAGIGVLITSSLSVRNSIAAGLLAPVTFDGMEEMSWEIQCVYSSSKGLSYPGWEMVKRLETACRELLR